The genomic interval GCGCAGCGGTCTGCTGCTCTCGCGCGTGCACGACATGCTCGCCGACCACATCCGCCCGGGCGTCACCACCGGCGAGCTCGACCGCCTCGCCGAGGAGATGATCCGCGACGAGGGCGCGCTGCCGAACTTCAAGGGGTACCAGGGGTACCCCGCCACCGTGTGCATCAGCGTGAACGAGGTGATCGTCCACGGCATCCCGGGCGCCCAGGTGCTCCAGGAGGGCGACCTGGTCTCGATCGACGGCGGCTGCATCGTCGAGGGCTGGCACTCGGATGCCGCTCGGACCCACGTGGTCGGGGAGTTCCGCTCCGAGGCCGATCGGCACCTCGTCGAGGTGACCCGCGAGGCACTCTGGCAGGGCATCGTCGCTCTCGCGAGCGCGCGCCGGGTCGGCGAGATCGGCGCCGCCATCGAGGACCACGTGGACGCCGAGGCGCTCGGCGAGCTCTGCCACCTCGAGGAGTTCGGCGGCCACGGCATCGGCACGGCCATGCACCAGGCCCCCGACGTCATGAACTTCCGCACCCGCGACCGCGGTCCGAGGATCGTCCCCGGGATGTGCCTCGCGATCGAGCCGATGCTCGTCCAGGGCCCGGCGGAGTGGGAGATGCTCGCCGACGACTGGACGGTGCGTGCGACAGGCGGCGGCCGCGCCGCCCACGTCGAGCACTCGACCGCGGTCACCGAGCAGGGGATCGTGGTCCTCACCGCGGCCGACGGCGGCGCCTCCGAGCTCGCCGCCCGCGGGGTGGCCGCCGCGCCGGATCCGCTCGGGGCCTGACCCGGACCTGCTCCGCGCCCGACCCGCGCCCGCGGCGTGACGGGGTTCATCCCCTCCGCCCCTCGGTCCTGCGCGAGTTCGACGGTAGGATGGTCGATCGGGTGTGCTCCGTTCGCGTTCGGGCGCGCCCAGGCGCCTCTCACCGGAACCGGGTCCGCCCGGTCCGTGTGCGATGCGCCCGGAGACCGACGCGAAACCCCGCCCCGCGACCGCGGCGGCGAGGAGATAGGGGAGGCATGGCCAAGAAGGACGGCGTGATCGAGGTCGAAGGCACGGTCAAGGAGGCGCTCGCCAACGCGCGTTTCCGGGTCGAGCTGGACAACGGGCACAAGGTGCTTGCGCACATCTCCGGGAAGATGCGGCAGCACTACATCCGCATCCTGCCCGAGGACCGCGTGGTCGTCGAGCTCAGCCCCTATGACCTCGACAAGGGCCGCATCGTCTACCGCTACAAGTGATCCCGGCGCCGCGCACCCGTGCGCGGTCCGCCGGGTGGGGAAGAGATTCCCCTGAACCCGCGAGAAGGAAGTCATGAAGGTCAAGCCGAGCGTGAAGCCGATCTGTGACAGCTGCAAGGTGATCCGTCGCCACAGCGTGGTCATGGTCATCTGCAAGAACCCGCGGCACAAGCAGCGTCAGGGCTGATCGGGTCCCCCGAGAATCCCTGGCCGCGCGAGCAGCCGCGCCCGCGCCGCGTCCCGAGATCCGCTGTCCTGCGGATCGACGAGGGAGGCGAGCGGGCATCCCGGTGATCCGGGAGTCCCGGAGCATCCGGGGCACGGGGCCACGGCCCCGACACAACAGAAGAGCCGGCACCGCCGACGGGGGAGACCCCGACGGACACCCGCAGACGGAGGCTGCGGCGCACCACGGGTGCGAGGTGTCGTCTCAGGCCTCCGAGACAGTAGGAGAACTGCACCATGGCACGTCTGGTTGGCGTTGACCTGCCGCGCGACAAGCGCGTCGAGGTCGCCCTGACGTACATCTTCGGAATCGGGCGCACCCGCGCCCTCGAGACCATCGCCGCCACCGGCGTGGACCCGAGCATCCGTGTGCGCGACCTCAGCGACGAGGACCTCGTCAAGCTGCGCGATCACATCGAGGCGAACTACCAGCACGAGGGCGATCTGCGCCGCGAGATCGCCGCGGACATCCGCCGCAAGGTCGAGATCGGCAGCTACCAGGGCCTGCGCCACCGTCGTGGCCTGCCCGTGCACGGCCAGCGCACGAAGACCAACGCGCGCACCCGCAAGGGCCCCAAGCGCACCGTGGCCGGCAAGAAGAAGGCCCGCTGATCAGCGCCCCGCGCGCCCTGCAGCAACTCCGCGCCGCCTCTTCACGGCGCATCGATCACCTGAACTGAACCGAGGAGCTCCGCCTCATGGCTACGAAGACCCGCCAGGCGGCGGCGCGCAAGCCGCGCCGCAAGTCCAACAAGAACATCGTGAACGGCCAGGCTCACATCAAGAGCACGTTCAACAACACCATCGTCTCCATCACCGACCCCACCGGCGCCGTGATCTCCTGGGCCTCCGCGGGCCAGGTCGGCTTCAAGGGCTCGCGCAAGTCCACCCCCTACGCCGCGCAGATGGCCGCCGAGGCCGCCGCCCGCCGCGCGCAGGAGCACGGCCTGAAGAAGGTCGACGTCTTCGTGAAGGGCCCGGGCTCGGGCCGCGAGACCGCGATCCGCTCGCTCACCGCGACCGGCCTCGAGGTCGGCTCCATCCAGGACGTCACCCCCCAGGCCCACAACGGCACCCGCCCCCCGAAGCGTCGTCGCGTCTGATGCAGCCGTCGTTCCCGCGCGCTCCCGGTGAGGGAGTGCGCAGGGACGACGACCCGTGGTCATCCACCCCTCATGAGCGTCATATGGCGGACGCTCGCAGAAAGGACACACCGTGCTCATTGCACAGCGCCCCACGCTGACCGAAGAGGTCGTGTCGGAGTACCGCTCCCGGTTCGTCATCGAGCCGCTCGAGCCCGGGTTCGGCTACACGCTCGGCAACTCGCTGCGCCGCACCCTCCTGTCCTCGATCCCCGGTGCCGCGGTCACCTCGATCCGCATCGACGGCGTGCTGCACGAGTTCAGCACCGTCCCCGGGGTCAAGGAGGACATCACCGAGGTCATCCTCAACATCAAGGGCCTGGTCGTCTCCTCGGAGAACGACGAGCCCGTCGTGATGTACCTGCGCAAGGAGGGTGAGGGCGACGTGACCGCCGCCGACATCACCCCGCCGGCCGGAGTCGAGATCCACAACCCGGATCTGCACATCGCGACCCTCTCCTCGAAGGGCCGCCTGGAGATCGAGCTGGTCGTCGAGCGCGGCCGCGGCTACGTCTCCGCCGCGCAGAACAAGGGCGTGGACGCCGAGATCGGCCGCGTGCCGGTCGACTCGATCTACTCGCCCGTGCTCAAGGTGACCTACAAGGTCGAGGCGACCCGCGTCGAGCAGCGCACCGACTTCGACCGTCTCATCGTGGACGTCGAGACCAAGCCGGCCATCTCCCCGCGCGACGCCCTGGCGTCGGCCGGGAAGACCCTGGTCGAGCTGTTCGGCCTGGCCCACGAGCTGAACAACGAGGCGGAGGGCATCGAGATCGGCCCCTCGCCGACGGACCAGGCGCTCGCGCAGGACCTCGCCCTGCCGATCAGCGACCTGAACCTCACGGTCCGCTCGTACAACTGCCTCATGCGCGAGGGCGTGCACACCGTCGGTGAGCTCACCTCCCGCTCCGAGGCCGATCTGCTGGACATCCGCAACTTCGGGCAGAAGTCCATCGACGAGGTCAAGGCGAAGCTCGCCGACCTCGGTCTGTCGCTCAAGGACTCGCCGGCCGGCTTCGATCCCTCGGCCATCGCGACCTACGACGACGACTACGGCGACCAGTACTGACCTTCCGTCTTTCCATCTTCTAGGAGAACGACCATGCCTGCTCCCACCAAGGGTGCTCGCCTCGGTGGATCCCCCGCCCACGAGCGGATGATCCTCGCGAGCCTCGCGACCGAGCTGTTCCGTCACAAGTCCATCACCACCACCGAGACCAAGGCGAAGCGGCTGCGCCCGTACGCCGAGCGTCTGGTGACCTTCGCGAAGAAGGGCGACCTGGCCGCGCGCCGTCGCGTCATGCGCACCATCCGCGACCGCGGCGTCGTGCACGTGCTCTTCGAGGAGATCGCCCCGACCCTCGCTGAGCGTCCCGGCGGCTACACCCGCATCACCAAGGTCGGCCCCCGCAAGGGCGACAACGCCCCGATGGCCGTCATCGAGCTGGTCAGCGAGGCGTACTCGCCGAAGCAGGCCGTCGTGAAGGAGGCCGAGGGCGCCGCCAAGGGCGCTGCCAAGGCCGACGCCGCGAAGGCCGACGAGGCCGCGACCGAGGCCCCCTACGGCGAGGACTCCTTCCGCGGGGAGAACCCGCCCGAGGGCTTCGACATCAAGGGCAACGAGGACTCGATGAAGTTCCACGCCCCGGACTCGCCCTGGTACGGCCGCACCGTCGCCGAGGTCTGGTTCCGCACCGCCGAGGCCGCCGAGAAGGCCGGCTTCGTCAACGCGGTGAAGAGCGCCGACGAGGAGTCCGAGGAGGCCTGATCCAGGCCATCCGGACTCCGCGTCGTCCGACGCACGAAGGGCCCGCCGAGCAGCTGCTCGGCGGGCCCTTCGTCATCCCGGGCCCGTCCGCGGTCGTCCCAGGGGCGGCGCCGCGTCGCCCGCATCCGCTAGCGTGGGCGGCGTCCGAGCCGGAACCCTTCCCCCCAGGAGACCTGCCATGACCCCGCGATCCACGACCCCGCGCCCCACGATCCCAGAGCCCACGACGCAGGACATCGACCGCCGCGGTCTGCTGCGCGCCGGCGCCCTCACCCTCCCCCTCGCACTCGCCGGCGGCGGCGCCCTCGCCCTCGCCGCGCCGGTCCACGCCGACCCCTCGGTCACGGGCGGCGAGACCCGTACGCGCGACGTGCCCCTCGCGGATCTGCCCCGACGCGCGAGCGACCAGGGCGCCCGAGCCCGCGTGATCGAGGATGCCGCCGGAACGATGGTCGGCGCCAGCTGGAGCGGCACGGAGCCCGACGTCCTGCGGGTGCGCGGCCGCGCGAGCGGGGCGGAGTGGACCTCCTGGTTCCCGCTCGAGATCGCCGAGGATCCCGAGGACGGGACGTCCCTCGGCGCCGCGGAGCCCGCCTGGCTGGGCGCGGCCGACGAGATCGAACTGGTCGCGGTCCGCGACGGCGAGGATGTCAGCGATGAGCTCACCGCCCATGTCCTCACCACCTCCCCGCGCGAGGAGGAGAAGGACGGCGCCGCCTCGTCGGCCCTTCAGCGCATGAGCACCCGGGCGGTCGCCGCCGGCGACGCCGTCGAGCTCGGACCCGGCGCCCCCACGATCGTGCGCCGCAGCGCCTGGGGCGCCGACGAGTCGCTCGTGGGCTCGGTGAGCTCCGCGAGCGAGCTGCGGGCCGTCGTCGTCCACCACACCGCGGGCTCGAACTCGTACGCGAAGGCCGATGCGCC from Brachybacterium kimchii carries:
- the rpsK gene encoding 30S ribosomal protein S11, giving the protein MATKTRQAAARKPRRKSNKNIVNGQAHIKSTFNNTIVSITDPTGAVISWASAGQVGFKGSRKSTPYAAQMAAEAAARRAQEHGLKKVDVFVKGPGSGRETAIRSLTATGLEVGSIQDVTPQAHNGTRPPKRRRV
- a CDS encoding DNA-directed RNA polymerase subunit alpha, whose protein sequence is MLIAQRPTLTEEVVSEYRSRFVIEPLEPGFGYTLGNSLRRTLLSSIPGAAVTSIRIDGVLHEFSTVPGVKEDITEVILNIKGLVVSSENDEPVVMYLRKEGEGDVTAADITPPAGVEIHNPDLHIATLSSKGRLEIELVVERGRGYVSAAQNKGVDAEIGRVPVDSIYSPVLKVTYKVEATRVEQRTDFDRLIVDVETKPAISPRDALASAGKTLVELFGLAHELNNEAEGIEIGPSPTDQALAQDLALPISDLNLTVRSYNCLMREGVHTVGELTSRSEADLLDIRNFGQKSIDEVKAKLADLGLSLKDSPAGFDPSAIATYDDDYGDQY
- the rpmJ gene encoding 50S ribosomal protein L36, which codes for MKVKPSVKPICDSCKVIRRHSVVMVICKNPRHKQRQG
- the infA gene encoding translation initiation factor IF-1 — protein: MAKKDGVIEVEGTVKEALANARFRVELDNGHKVLAHISGKMRQHYIRILPEDRVVVELSPYDLDKGRIVYRYK
- the rplQ gene encoding 50S ribosomal protein L17, coding for MPAPTKGARLGGSPAHERMILASLATELFRHKSITTTETKAKRLRPYAERLVTFAKKGDLAARRRVMRTIRDRGVVHVLFEEIAPTLAERPGGYTRITKVGPRKGDNAPMAVIELVSEAYSPKQAVVKEAEGAAKGAAKADAAKADEAATEAPYGEDSFRGENPPEGFDIKGNEDSMKFHAPDSPWYGRTVAEVWFRTAEAAEKAGFVNAVKSADEESEEA
- the rpsM gene encoding 30S ribosomal protein S13 — its product is MARLVGVDLPRDKRVEVALTYIFGIGRTRALETIAATGVDPSIRVRDLSDEDLVKLRDHIEANYQHEGDLRREIAADIRRKVEIGSYQGLRHRRGLPVHGQRTKTNARTRKGPKRTVAGKKKAR
- the map gene encoding type I methionyl aminopeptidase, whose translation is MSLLRRERPEIKTPEQISLMRRSGLLLSRVHDMLADHIRPGVTTGELDRLAEEMIRDEGALPNFKGYQGYPATVCISVNEVIVHGIPGAQVLQEGDLVSIDGGCIVEGWHSDAARTHVVGEFRSEADRHLVEVTREALWQGIVALASARRVGEIGAAIEDHVDAEALGELCHLEEFGGHGIGTAMHQAPDVMNFRTRDRGPRIVPGMCLAIEPMLVQGPAEWEMLADDWTVRATGGGRAAHVEHSTAVTEQGIVVLTAADGGASELAARGVAAAPDPLGA